From Carya illinoinensis cultivar Pawnee chromosome 5, C.illinoinensisPawnee_v1, whole genome shotgun sequence, one genomic window encodes:
- the LOC122310704 gene encoding auxin efflux carrier component 3-like isoform X1, which yields MITWRDLYTVLTAVVPLYVAMILAYGSVRWWKIFSPDQCSGINRFVAIFAVPLLSFHFISTNNPYAMNFRFIAADTLQKIIMLAVLAVWTNFTKNGSLEWMITIFSLSTLPNTLVMGIPLLIAMYGEYSGSLMVQVVVLQCIIWYTLLLFLFEYRGAKMLIMEQFPETAASIVSFKVDSDVMSLDGRDFLETDAEIGDDGKLHVTVRKSNASRRSLGGSVFTPRPSNLTGAEIYSLSSSRNPTPRGSNFNNADFYSMMGYQGFPARHSNFGPTDLYSVQSSRGPTPRPSNFEENCTPMAQTVSSPRFGFYPAQTVPAASYPQPNPEYSSTITKSSKNQQQQLAPNSKANHDAKELHMFVWSSSASPVSDAGGLHVFGGTEFGASEQSGRSDLGAKEIRMLVADHPQNGESKATAEREGFGGEDFSFAGKREGEGEHDEREKEGDPTVLNKLGSSSTAELHPKSASGIADSSIGKQMPPASVMTRLILIMVWRKLIRNPNTYSSLIGLVWSLVAFRWHVVMPKIIEKSISILSDAGLGMAMFSLGLFMALQPKIIACGNSIAAFAMAVRFLTGPAVMAAASIAVGLRGTLLHIAIVQAALPQGIVPFVFAKEYNVHPAILSTGVIFGMLIALPITLVYYIVLGL from the exons ATGATCACCTGGAGGGACCTGTACACCGTGTTAACAGCGGTGGTTCCTCTTTATGTGGCGATGATTTTGGCCTACGGGTCGGTGCGCTGGTGGAAGATCTTCTCCCCCGACCAGTGCTCCGGCATCAACCGTTTCGTGGCCATCTTTGCCGTCCCTCTCCTCTCTTTCCATTTCATCTCCACCAACAACCCTTATGCAATGAACTTCCGATTCATTGCAGCGGACACCCTCCAGAAGATCATCATGCTCGCCGTCCTCGCCGTCTGGACTAACTTCACCAAGAATGGTAGCCTCGAGTGGATGATAACGATCTTCTCGCTTTCGACGCTGCCTAATACTCTGGTTATGGGCATCCCTCTGCTCATCGCCATGTACGGAGAGTACTCGGGAAGCCTTATGGTGCAGGTCGTGGTGTTACAGTGCATTATCTGGTACACCCTCCTACTGTTTCTCTTCGAGTACCGCGGCGCGAAGATGCTGATAATGGAGCAGTTCCCAGAGACGGCGGCGTCAATCGTGTCGTTTAAGGTCGACTCCGATGTGATGTCCTTGGATGGTCGGGACTTTCTGGAGACCGACGCCGAAATTGGCGACGACGGTAAGCTCCACGTCACGGTGAGGAAGTCTAATGCGTCGAGACGATCCCTCGGTGGGTCTGTATTTACGCCTCGGCCGTCGAATCTCACCGGGGCCGAAATATACAGCTTGAGTTCTTCGAGGAACCCGACGCCGAGGGGATCGAATTTTAACAACGCCGACTTTTACTCCATGATGGGATACCAGGGCTTCCCGGCAAGGCATTCGAATTTCGGTCCCACAGACTTGTATTCCGTACAGTCCTCTAGGGGCCCAACTCCCAGACCGTCGAATTTCGAAGAGAATTGTACACCAATGGCTCAGACAGTTTCTTCACCGAGGTTCGGATTTTATCCGGCGCAGACTGTACCCGCAGCCTCGTACCCGCAGCCAAACCCAGAGTACTCATCCACCATTACTAAGAGCTCCAAAAATCAGCAGCAGCAGCTGGCGCCCAATAGCAAGGCCAACCATGACGCGAAGGAGCTACACATGTTTGTGTGGAGCTCAAGCGCATCCCCGGTCTCCGATGCCGGTGGCCTCCACGTATTCGGTGGAACCGAGTTCGGCGCGTCGGAGCAATCTGGACGGTCCGATTTAGGCGCCAAGGAGATCCGGATGTTGGTTGCTGACCATCCGCAAAATGGGGAAAGCAAAG CAACTGCGGAAAGGGAGGGTTTTGGTGGGGAAGACTTTAGCTTTGCTGGGAAAcgtgaaggagaaggagaacatgacgagagagagaaagaaggtgACCCCACGGTACTCAACAAGCTGGGGTCTAGCTCCACGGCAGAGCTCCACCCCAAATCAGCGTCCGGAATAGCGGATTCCAGCATTGGAAAACAAATGCCTCCGGCCAGCGTGATGACCCGTCTGATCCTAATCATGGTGTGGCGCAAGCTTATCCGCAACCCCAACACCTATTCCAGCCTCATCGGTCTGGTTTGGTCCCTCGTCGCTTTCCG GTGGCACGTGGTTATGccgaaaataatagaaaaatcaatCTCCATACTGTCGGATGCCGGGCTGGGAATGGCTATGTTTAGCTTAG GTCTGTTTATGGCTCTTCAGCCCAAGATAATTGCTTGTGGGAACTCCATTGCTGCTTTTGCTATGGCGGTCAGATTCCTCACCGGCCCCGCCGTCATGGCCGCTGCCTCTATCGCAGTTGGCTTGCGTGGTACCCTCCTCCACATAGCTATTGTTCAG GCTGCACTTCCACAAGGAATTGTCCCCTTTGTGTTTGCTAAAGAATACAACGTTCATCCAGCAATTCTTAGCACTGG GGTGATCTTTGGGATGTTGATAGCACTACCAATTACTCTTGTCTACTACATTGTTCTTGGGTTGTGA
- the LOC122310704 gene encoding auxin efflux carrier component 3-like isoform X2, whose product MITWRDLYTVLTAVVPLYVAMILAYGSVRWWKIFSPDQCSGINRFVAIFAVPLLSFHFISTNNPYAMNFRFIAADTLQKIIMLAVLAVWTNFTKNGSLEWMITIFSLSTLPNTLVMGIPLLIAMYGEYSGSLMVQVVVLQCIIWYTLLLFLFEYRGAKMLIMEQFPETAASIVSFKVDSDVMSLDGRDFLETDAEIGDDGKLHVTVRKSNASRRSLGGSVFTPRPSNLTGAEIYSLSSSRNPTPRGSNFNNADFYSMMGYQGFPARHSNFGPTDLYSVQSSRGPTPRPSNFEENCTPMAQTVSSPRFGFYPAQTVPAASYPQPNPEYSSTITKSSKNQQQQLAPNSKANHDAKELHMFVWSSSASPVSDAGGLHVFGGTEFGASEQSGRSDLGAKEIRMLVADHPQNGESKATAEREGFGGEDFSFAGKREGEGEHDEREKEGDPTVLNKLGSSSTAELHPKSASGIADSSIGKQMPPASVMTRLILIMVWRKLIRNPNTYSSLIGLVWSLVAFRSVYGSSAQDNCLWELHCCFCYGGQIPHRPRRHGRCLYRSWLAWYPPPHSYCSGCTSTRNCPLCVC is encoded by the exons ATGATCACCTGGAGGGACCTGTACACCGTGTTAACAGCGGTGGTTCCTCTTTATGTGGCGATGATTTTGGCCTACGGGTCGGTGCGCTGGTGGAAGATCTTCTCCCCCGACCAGTGCTCCGGCATCAACCGTTTCGTGGCCATCTTTGCCGTCCCTCTCCTCTCTTTCCATTTCATCTCCACCAACAACCCTTATGCAATGAACTTCCGATTCATTGCAGCGGACACCCTCCAGAAGATCATCATGCTCGCCGTCCTCGCCGTCTGGACTAACTTCACCAAGAATGGTAGCCTCGAGTGGATGATAACGATCTTCTCGCTTTCGACGCTGCCTAATACTCTGGTTATGGGCATCCCTCTGCTCATCGCCATGTACGGAGAGTACTCGGGAAGCCTTATGGTGCAGGTCGTGGTGTTACAGTGCATTATCTGGTACACCCTCCTACTGTTTCTCTTCGAGTACCGCGGCGCGAAGATGCTGATAATGGAGCAGTTCCCAGAGACGGCGGCGTCAATCGTGTCGTTTAAGGTCGACTCCGATGTGATGTCCTTGGATGGTCGGGACTTTCTGGAGACCGACGCCGAAATTGGCGACGACGGTAAGCTCCACGTCACGGTGAGGAAGTCTAATGCGTCGAGACGATCCCTCGGTGGGTCTGTATTTACGCCTCGGCCGTCGAATCTCACCGGGGCCGAAATATACAGCTTGAGTTCTTCGAGGAACCCGACGCCGAGGGGATCGAATTTTAACAACGCCGACTTTTACTCCATGATGGGATACCAGGGCTTCCCGGCAAGGCATTCGAATTTCGGTCCCACAGACTTGTATTCCGTACAGTCCTCTAGGGGCCCAACTCCCAGACCGTCGAATTTCGAAGAGAATTGTACACCAATGGCTCAGACAGTTTCTTCACCGAGGTTCGGATTTTATCCGGCGCAGACTGTACCCGCAGCCTCGTACCCGCAGCCAAACCCAGAGTACTCATCCACCATTACTAAGAGCTCCAAAAATCAGCAGCAGCAGCTGGCGCCCAATAGCAAGGCCAACCATGACGCGAAGGAGCTACACATGTTTGTGTGGAGCTCAAGCGCATCCCCGGTCTCCGATGCCGGTGGCCTCCACGTATTCGGTGGAACCGAGTTCGGCGCGTCGGAGCAATCTGGACGGTCCGATTTAGGCGCCAAGGAGATCCGGATGTTGGTTGCTGACCATCCGCAAAATGGGGAAAGCAAAG CAACTGCGGAAAGGGAGGGTTTTGGTGGGGAAGACTTTAGCTTTGCTGGGAAAcgtgaaggagaaggagaacatgacgagagagagaaagaaggtgACCCCACGGTACTCAACAAGCTGGGGTCTAGCTCCACGGCAGAGCTCCACCCCAAATCAGCGTCCGGAATAGCGGATTCCAGCATTGGAAAACAAATGCCTCCGGCCAGCGTGATGACCCGTCTGATCCTAATCATGGTGTGGCGCAAGCTTATCCGCAACCCCAACACCTATTCCAGCCTCATCGGTCTGGTTTGGTCCCTCGTCGCTTTCCG GTCTGTTTATGGCTCTTCAGCCCAAGATAATTGCTTGTGGGAACTCCATTGCTGCTTTTGCTATGGCGGTCAGATTCCTCACCGGCCCCGCCGTCATGGCCGCTGCCTCTATCGCAGTTGGCTTGCGTGGTACCCTCCTCCACATAGCTATTGTTCAG GCTGCACTTCCACAAGGAATTGTCCCCTTTGTGTTTGCTAA